The Treponema succinifaciens DSM 2489 region TCTTCGTAAGTATATTTTCCGGGCTTGTTAAGAATGCTGTCTGGAATGTGAACTTTGCCAATGTCGTGCAAGTTTGCCGCGGCGGAATAAACAGAAATTGCCTGCTCCGTCAGAATTTCATTGTAATGTCCCTCCTTTACAAGTTCCCTGGAAATAAGCTCCACATATTTAACAGTATGGCGAACATGGTGGCCTGTAAAAAGCTCGTGGCTTTCAAGCATTCTTGGAATAAATTCCATAATCTTCATCTGAGTATCTTTCAGCTGAAAAGCCTTTGTAAGCGCGCGGCTAAGAGTGGAATGGCTTCTTTTGGAAAGTGCAACCGCAATAATGTAGGAAAAAACAAATTCAATTGTAAATCCTGCGCTCTGTGAAAAAAAGTAAAAGCTTTCAGTTGTGTTAAAGCTGACGCACATAATTTTTGCGCGGAAATAAACTGAAAAAATCATAAGAACATAGCAGACAAGCGCAATGCATCTTGTAAGAACAGCATTGTAATAAAGGCAGCTAAGAAAAACTACAAGCGCATAGGAAATATTTATTCCAATATGTCCGTTTGTTCCCATGTATGCCAAAATTGCCGCCATAACGCACAGTCCAAACACCATGGGAATTCTGTGCCATCGTAAAACATAGACAAAAATGCTCTGAATAATAGAAAATAAAGCTATGACGATTCCAAGTATAATTGAATATGAATAGGGAATTTCAAAAATGCCAATCTTGCTGATAACAATAAAAAGAGGCGCAAGAACATTTCCAAGCAGCAAAATGCCAGTTGTAAGCCTGTTGACACTTTCAATATTTTCAGCGAAAAACTCTTCGTCTTCAACCGGCACAGAAAACTCCCTTCACTCTCCCAGAAAGAAAAAATCCGACTTATTAGAAACAATTTCAAGATTAAATACTCAGCCGTCATTCCCGTGCAATGGACACGGGAATCTATAGATTATCGAATAAAGATGATAATGACAGTAAACAATGAAACTTTATAAATTATAAAAATATTCCAAGTAAAAATCAACATATCAAATCGGCACGTCAGGGCAAACGCATTATAAATAATTTAAGTAAAGTTTGCGCGAAGGAACGGTTCCTGAGGCAAAAACACTCTGATTGTTGCGCCCACGTGAGCGGGCAATTCTATAGTTACTTTGCAACAATCAGAGTGTAGCGCATTATTGCGCGATTTTGAACCAGTAAACCGTGTCTGGGAGCCAGTTTTATGCTGAATACATTTATAATGCGCTTGCCCTGTTGGCACGTCATAAACCGAAAAAAATAATACACATTGAACGCTGGTTGTTTTTATGATATTATTATAAAATTACAATAAAAGGGGTCTTACTTTGATTTACTATCTTGGCGGCTTGCTGAAAAACTTTTGGGGACCAGCTAGACTTTTTCAGTCATATACAGTTCTGATTGCGCTTGCACTTTACATAGGATTTTTTCTTTCCAAAGTATTAATTCCAAAATTCTACAAATATCTTCCGAGCGACAGAGGAAGAGAATTCACATTGACAAAAGAAGTTGCAAAAGGAAAACCCACAGGTTCCGGAGTTGTGTTCATAACAATATTTGTAATTCTCTGTTTTATAATCGTTCCGCTGGATTATCTTCAGTCTGGAATTCTTGCGCTTACTTGGCTTATGATGCTTACAGGATTTTTGGATGACAGAAGCTTAAAAGGCTGGGGAGAATACAGAAAGGCATTTTTAGATTTTGTGATTGCAGTAGCGGCGGCATTTCTTTTAATGCATTATCTTTCTCAGACTTCTCCAGACGGAAGACTCAGATTTTGGTTCCCATTTTTTTCAACTACGATTCATATTCCGTGCTGGCTTTACGTTGCAATAACAGTAATCATGCTTTGGATGTCTGTAAACACAACAAACTGCACAGACGGAGTAGACGGATTAAGTTCAACTCTGGTTCTGATTGCGCTTTTGACTATGGGCGCGCTATTTTATATCGTGCTTGGCCATGTTGACATTTCAACATACCTTCTTGTTCCGCATTTAAAAGACGGAGCTTCCTGGGCAATAATAACATTCTGCCTTGCCGGAGTTCTTATGGGATACTTGTGGCACAATGCGTTTCCAAGCTCAGTTCTTATGGGAGACGCAGGTTCACGCGCGCTGGGATTTTTTATCGGCGTATGCGTAATGGTAAGCGGAAATCCATTTTTATTCCTTGCAACTTCTTCAATTATTTTTGTAAACGGCGGTGTAGGACTTTTAAAAGTCGCTCTCAAAAGATTCTTCCACATTTCAATTTTTGAAACAGTAAGATTTCCGCTGCACGACCACATGAGAAAAAACAAAGGCTGGTCGCCAACACAAGTGCTTATCAAGTTTATGATAATTCAGCTTTTAATAACTGTAGCAATGCTCGGAATATTCTTTAAAATCAGATAAGGAGGTAAGATAAAAACTGCCGAAAATAGTGTCAGTTTTTATCTTTTCAAGTTTGTGCTACAAACTTGTTATCAACTGCAATTTCTCACTTCGTTGCGAAATTGCGTAAAAAATCAAATCGAAAGTTGAAACTTTCTCATTGACTTTTTATAGGAGAATTTCACTTCTTAATAAAAACAGCGCATTTTCAAAACCACATATAACACACAAAACAAAGCGAGGAAGATTATGGAAAAAGAATCAAAAGTTTTTTTTACAGATTTCCGTGTAACTCAGGACGGAGGAATTGAGGCAAAACTGAAAAAACTCTGCAAGAAAGCCGGAATTGAGCAGATTGATTTTCACGGAAAATTCACCGCTATAAAGCTTCACTTCGGAGAGGACGGAAACCTTTCATTCCTGCGTCCGGATTACGCAAGAGCCGTCGCAGAACTTGTAAAGGAACTTGGCGGAAAACCATTTCTTACGGACTGCAACACTTTGTATCCGGGCTACAGAAAAAATGCCCTTGACCATCTTGACTGCGCGCAAAAACACGGATTTTCTCCAGTAACAACTGGCTGCCAGATAATAATCGGAGACGGACTTAAAGGCACTGATGAAGTGGACGTTCCTATTGTAAACGGAGAATATTGCAAAGTTGCCCACATCGGAAGAGCTGTAATGGACGCTGACATTTTTATAAGCCTTTCGCATTTTAAAGGGCACGAGGCAACTGGATTCGGCGGAGCAATAAAAAACATAGGAATGGGCTGTGGAAGCCGCGCTGGAAAAATGGATCAGCACAATACAGGAAAACCGAAAGTAAATCAGGAAGCCTGCAAAGGCTGCCGTTTGTGCTCAAAGGAATGCGGTTCTGACGCAATCACCTACGAAAACAAAAAAGCCTTTATAAACCAAGAGCTTTGCAAAGGCTGCGGAAGATGTATTGGCGCCTGCAACTTTGACGCAATCTACAATCCGAACTGGAACGCAAATGAAGACCTTGACTGCAAAATGGCTGAATACACTCAGGCAGTATGCTACGGAAGACCTTGTTTCCACATAAACATAATCCGCGATGTAAGCCTTTGGTGCGACTGCCGTGCTTTTAATGACGCGCCTCTTATTCCAAACCTTGGAATGGCTGCAAGTTTTGACCCGGTTGCGCTGGACCAGTCCTGCTCGGATTTATGTTGTCAAGCCGCAAGATTTGAAAACTCGCAAATTGCAGACAACATAAAAAAAGGACTCAAGCCAACTAAAGACCTTTGGAAAGATTCCACGCCCGAATCAGTTTGGGATATGTCGTTAATCCACAGTGAAAAAATCGGTCTTGGAAGCCGCAAGTACAAACTAGAAAAATTTTAAGGTCTTTTATAAATCTCTACAAAATCCCTAATCAGGAGAGTGTAATAAAAATTTTGCCTAACATAGCGTCAAAGTTTTTATTCACAAGTTTGCGTTGCAAACTTTCTTATTAACTGCAATTTCTCACTTTGTTGCGAAATTGTGCTAAAAAGTCAAATCGAAAATTGATATTTTCTCATTGACTTTTTATGGGAGGAAAATTATGGAAAAGAAGAACATTGGAATTATCCAGCATCTTTATTTAGCAGGAATGGCAATTTGCGCCATTGGATTTTTGTGTCCGCTGTTCAAGGCTTTGGGGCAGACAGCAAACGGATTCAGCCTTATTTCAAAAGATTTTTCTGTAATAAGCGCAGGAATTCTTTTGATTTTTATCGGAGCTGCGGCAGGAGCAGTTCTTTGCTTTATAAAAATAAAAAACGTAAAGCTCTTTAAACTGATTGCCCTTGCAGCAAGCATTTCGGGCGGAATAATTCTTGCATTGCAGATGAACAACAGCGCGCTTTCACGTCTTATTGGAAAAGAATTTTTAAAGCACGCAACATTTGGATTTTACATGATAATTGCCGGCTGGATTATTGCAATTGCAGGATTTACAAAAACAAAATAAGTTGACTTTAACTTCTTCGGGATAATTGCCCGAAGATATTTTCAGCTTATATTTTTGAAACGCTTGCAAAGTCTACAGAACTTTTTTATATTCTATATACAAACATTGCATACAAAATATGCAAATCAGGGAAGGAAAAATCTTCAATGTATAAGAAGCTGTTTTCAAAACACATCTGGCTTTTGAAAGGCTAATATACGCAAAATAAAAATATACGGAGGATATATGGAAGACATCGCAAGAGCCTGTTTTGTTATAGACGGAAATTATACAAGAAAAGGCTTTTCACATTTGGCCCAAGACGGAATTGACGGAAATTATTACTCAATAAATTTTGCAGCTCTTACAGAATACACGGCTTCACTTATTGAAGCAGAAACCGGAACAAGATGCGTGTTCTCAGATAAAAAAGTGTTCATGGGAACAAATGCGGAATTTGACCGCGAAAACCAGAAATTCTACAGGGCACTTGATGAAGCCGGATTTCAGCGCAACACATTCAACTTGCGCTCGCAGGAAAGCTCAAACGGAAGACTTCCCACTTTAAAAGAAGATGCTGTGGACACAACAATCGTATTCAACACGGCAAAAGAATTCTACACAAAAAGCCGCGATGAACGGTTCGACACGCTTGTTCTTTATGCAGGAGACGGAGATCTTTCAGTTCTTGTTTCGGGGCTTAAAGCGGAAGGCGTACGAGTGTTTGTTATCTACTATGATTTTAAAACACCAGTTTCCATTACAAGAGCTTCGCAGAATTTGCTTGAAACAGCAGACAAGGCAATCAGCATTTCAAGCCTTCTTGATGAACGAGTTTCCCAGCAGATAAAATCAATCTTTACAAAAATAGATGCGCCGGAACAAACATTCCAAGTTCACTACAAGCCGGGAGCTAGGAGCGCATTTGAAACGGCAACTCAGCCTTTTGTCTTGTCTGAAAAACTCATCATAGAAGGAATTTCAAACTGCCGAAAAGACGATGACGGCTGGGCGCTTGTTGCTCAACTTGGAAAATCAATTGAATACAAAATGGGCGCAAAGCTTCCGTTTGGGACAAAACTCCGTGCAGAACTTGCAAGATACCCGAAAACTTTTGAAACAAAAGAAGTGCCGGCATTCAGTGTAAGAATAAAACCAGCAGCATTGCAACATAAAAACTGATTAAAAAATCACAACCGAGGTTATTATGAAAAAAAGATTTTTTTTTGTTCTATTTACAATTTTTATTTCTACATTTTTGTTCTGCAAGTCTTCACCAGCAAAAAAAACTAAGCCGGTAAATTCGACTTCTACCACAAGAAAAACTTCCAGCCCTTCAAACAGCAAAAAAAGAGTTCAGCAAAAAACACAAGGAAATGCCAAAAGCAAACAAAACTCCAGCAATACTTCAAACGCTAAAGCAAAAAGCAAAAATTCTTTATGGAACATTAAACCGCTTGACACCGCAAGAAATGTTGATTACCTGAGCGATTTTGAAAAAAATGTAATTCTGGAAATGAACAAGGCAAGAACAAATCCGAAGCAATACGCTGATTTATATATTGTTCCAAGGCTGGAAAATTTCGATGGATATAACTATATAGAAAAAAGAATGTCGGCGGCAGGTCCATATAACTGGACAATCCGCACACAAGAAGGTCCTGCGGCTGTAAAAGAATGCATAAAATATATGTACGAACAAACTCCACGCCCGCCACTTAAACCATCTAAAGAACTTACACAAGCTGCAAGAGATCATGCAGAAAGCCAAGTGGTTACCGACCAGCTTGGGCACACAGGAGTTGACGGCTCGACACCATCTGAAAGAATGCAAAACTACGGCATATTTATGGCAACGGCTGAAAATATATTTTATTGCGTAGACACAGCAAGAAATACGGTTGTAAAATTTTTAATTGACGATGGAGTAGATTCACGCGGACACAGGAAAAATATTATGAACAGAAAATACAATATAGCCGGTGTAGGATATGCTGAATGCGAAGAGAACAGAAGAGATGAATGTGTAATCGACTTTGCACAAAGCTATATGGAAAAGTAAAAGGGGTGAATTTCCTCGGACTTTGTATAGAAAAGATGATAAGGAGCTGTCCAACAAGTTCTCATTATCATACTTGATACTGCGTGTTTTCATAGCAAACTCGGTTAGCAATCTTTAAATGATTGCAATATATATTAGATTTTAGGGGCAAGACCAAAAATAACAGAAAAGATACTTTTGGGACAGCCCCTTTGTTTTTTTAAGAATTTTCCTTGTAGGTTTCTGCAATGATTTTGATTCCGTCTTCAAGCTCATCATCGGGGCGCGCATAATTTATTCTTATGCACTTTGAATAATGCGGATGATTTTTAAATGCGACTCCATTTCCGAAGAAAAAATATTCACCCGGAACAACGACAACCCCCTGCTCTTTTAGTTTTTTGTAAAGCTCCTTCGTTGTGATTTTTAGTTTTCGCATTAAAATCCACAGGAAAATCGAGCCTTCACCTTTATGAACGGCATAATCAGTTCCCGCAAAATATTTATGCACAAGACTCTGGGCAAATTTATTTTTCTTTTCATAATACGGACGCACAAAGTTTGAAGCAGCCTCAATCAGTTTTCCACTTTCGATTAGATTAGAAGCAATCGCCTGGCCAAGACTTCCCGAAGCAAGCGCGATTATAGAATTCAAATTTGAAAGAGCTGTAACAATTTCTTTTCTGGCAATTATAATTCCAGTGCGCAAACTTGGAAGACCTATTTTTGAAAGGCTCATGCTAAGAATTACATTTTCATTCCAAAAAGGTTTTGCATCGTTGAAAATTATATGCGGCCACGGAAGTCCATAAGCGTTGTCAATAATCAGCGGAATAGAATGTTTTTGCGCAAGAGCAGACATCCGTGTAATTTCTTCATCGGTAAGAACATTTCCGGTTGGATTTGTGGGGCGGCTTACACAAAGGGCTGCAATGCTACTGTCCTTGTCAAGGCGTTCTTCAAGTTTTTCAAAGTCAACAAAATATTTAAAAGTGTTGTCGCTGTATTCTTCAAAGCGTGAAGGAATGCTTTCAAAAGTCTCATTTTCAATTCCATGGTCCGCATATCCAACATATTCCGGCACAAGCGGAAATAGAATTTTCTTTTTAGTTTTTTTTCCATCTGGCGAAGTGAATGTTCCAGAAAGAAGATTGAAAAGATAAAAGCATGCGCTTTGGCTTCCGTTGCACACAGCGATATTTTCTGGCTTTACATTCCATCCTAAGTTCTTTGAAAAAAAAGTTGCGACAGAATTTATAAACGCATTTTTTCCCTGCGGACCATCGTATTTTCCAATCAAATCTTCAAATGCACGGTCGTCTTTCATTATGAGTTCCATTTCAGCGCGGTACATTTTTTCAAGTTCTGGAATCTGCGCAGGGTTTCCTCCTCCAAGTGCGCAAATTTTTTTTCCTTTAGGAAGAGGCGCACCCAAGTCTTCCATCAATTGCAAAATTCCAGACTCTCCCGTAAGTTTTTTTCCAAAATCTGAAAACATTTTTTATCCTCGTTGTTTTTTATGAAAGTTGATTTGCTTCTTGCGCTGAAAGCTCCTGCTTTTTCTTTGCAGCTGCTGCTTTCTTTTTTTTCTTGCTGAGTTTTAATGAAATAGTTCCGTCAATGCAATCCACGGAAACTGTTTCGCCTTCCTCATTTTCATTTTGCAAAAGAAGATTTGCAAGAGGATCTTCAATTTCTTTTTGAAGCAGACGACGCATCGGGCGCGCTCCCATTGAAGGTTCGTAGCCGTGTTCCACAAGATATTCTTTGGCTTTAGTCTTAAGCACAAGTGAAATTGATTTTTCATCAAGACGATCTTCAAGCTCTTTAATTTGAATTTCGAGTATGGACGCAATTTGTTTTTTTGAAAGCGCATCGAAAACTATCACATCGTCAATTCGATTAAGAAGTTCAGGCGACATGATTTTTTTGAGTTCTTCCATTGCGCTGGATTTTATTTCGCTGTATGGAACAATTCCTTCTTTTGCTGTGGAAAATCCCATTTTGCTTTCCGCAGTAATTTCTCTTGCGCCCGCATTGCTGGTCATAATGATAACTGTATTTTTGAAGCTCACGGTATGACCAAGGTTATCTTTTAATTCGCCCTCTTCAAGTAGCTGAAGCAAAAGATTGTAAATGTCGTGGTGAGCTTTTTCAATTTCATCAAGAAGCACAACTGAATACGGGTGTTGCCGAACTTGTTCCGTAAGCAATCCGCCTTCTTCATAGCCGATGTATCCCGGAGGCGCTCCAACAAGTCGAGATGCGTTTTGCTTTTCCATGTAGTCGCTCATGTCTACACGAATCAATGCTTCTTCTGTTCCAAAAAGAAATTTTGCAAGCGACTTTGCAAGCTGAGTTTTTCCAACGCCAGTAGGACCAAGAAAAATAAAAGAACCTACAGGACGTTTATGCGAAGAAATGCCGGCTTTGCTTCTGCGGACTGCGCTACAAATCGAGGCAACGGCTTCGTCCTGTCCCACAACTTCTTCGTGCAGAATTTTTTCCATATTCAAAAGCCGGCCAGATTTTCCTTCATCCAATTTTGAAACATCGATTCCGGAAATCTCACTTATAATCTTGCAGACATCTTCCGCGCAGACACGGCGTTTTTTTGCGGCGTCAGAAGATTTCCATTTGCGGTTTAAATCATCTATTCTTGAGCGCAGCAAATTTATGTGGTCTCTGATATACGCAGCTTTTTCATATTCTTGGGAAGCAACAAGCTCACGTTTCTGCTCATTATATCTTGCATACTCTGATTCAAGCTTATCCAATTCCTCCGGACGAACATCTTCCTGCATTTTTTTCGCAGCTCCGGCTTCATCAAGAATATCAATTGCTTTGTCTGGCAAAAATCGTTCAGAAATATATCGCTTGCTATATTTTACAATAATCGGAATCACATCATCTTCATAAATAACATGGTGAAATTCCTCATAATATTTTTTCAGTCCCAAAAGTATTTCTTGCGTTTCATATTCGGAAGGCTCTTCAACTTTTACAGTCTGAAATCTTCTTGCAAGCGCGGAATCTTTCTCAAAATATTTTCGGTATTCCTTCGTCGTAGTCGCTCCAATCATCTGAAGCTCACCGCGGCTTAGAGCAGGCTTTATCATGTTGCTTGCATCCATTGAACCTTCTGGTCCTCCAGCACCAATTATAGTATGAAGCTCATCAACAAAAAGAATAATATTTTTTGATTCCTTGATTTCTTTCATTACACGCTTAAGCCGCTCTTCAAATTCGCCGCGATATTTTGTTCCGGCAATCATTGCAGCCAAATCAAGCTGAAGAATTTTTTTTCCAAAAAGATTAGCAGGAACATTTCCATTTGCAATGCGCTGTGCAAGAGACTCTGCTATTGCAGTTTTTCCAACGCCCGGCTCTCCAACAAGAACCGGATTATTTTTTGTGCGGCGGCTTAAAATCTGAATTGTGCGTAAAACTTCTTTTTCACGACCAACAACAGGATCTAAGTTTCCGTCCTTTGCATCTTGCGTCAAGTCTCTTGAAAACTGTGCAAGAATTCCAGACTGCTTTTGTTTTCTTTGTACGCTTCCGTCCGCCATAAAAGGAACTGGAGTTTCCTGCGCAAAATTTCCGCCTGAAAAATTTCTTGGATCTTTTACAGCAGAAGAAGGAATTTTCCGCTGAATATCCGCAATCGTTTTTTTCACTTGCTCAATAGAAATCCCTGCGCGCTTTAAATATGCCCACAAAAGGGAACGCTCCTCTGTAGCCGCGGCAAACAAAAGATGCTCGGTTCCAACATAGTTGCATTGCATTGTTTTTGCATCGAATGCCGCTTGATTTAAAAAACGTTCTGTGCGATCAGAATTTGGAATCGTCTTTAATTCAGTATCTGGAAAACGAGAAGGCAAGCTTTGTTCAATCGCAAGCTGAAGAGTAAGAACATTTATTCTAAGCTGCTGAAGCACAACGTATCCAAGTCCTTCCGCAGATTTTAAAAGCGCAAGTATAATATGTTCCGGATCAATCTGCCGGCTTCCTAAAAAATAAGCTTCATCTTGAGCAAGCGCAACCAAAATTCGCTGTGCCCTAGGAGAAAAATTTTCGTACATATAGGAACCTCACTTTTCAATATTTTCAAAAGCTTCCTGCAAAATCAAAGCTCTAAGCCGTTCAATTTTACGCGGACGGTTGTCCTGAATATCTTTTTCAAATTTAAATTTTCCGTTGTCAAGAACATATTCAAGATGCCCTTCCTGAACTCTGTAAAGCAAAGCATGCAAGTCCGAGTCTTCAATTCCACAAAAAACTCCAATATCCTTGCCGAACTTTACTCCGCTTATAATGTCGATAGCTTCTCTAAGCGAAATAAAAAAACTGCTCTTTGCCAAAGCCAACGAACGAAGCGCATAATTTGAAATTTCTGTTATATGCTGGGCCTTGCAAGTTTTTCGTGCCGCTCTTTCTTCCTTTAAAATATTTTGAACAGCACATTGAATCGAAGCAATCTGATCGAACTCGCTTCCGCCCGCTGAACTTTTCGGAACAACAATATAATAGCCGCCCAAAGAAGTTCCTTTTGTTCCAAATCCGCTCAAAGCATTTCCACCGCCAGAACCATAGCAAGCCAGCAAATTAAATCCATCGCCCGAAATATTTTTTACAATTGAATCAATTGAGCCAAGCAATGAGCAGGCAGGCAGATGAAGTTTTACAACAACAGAAAGTCCGCTTCCTGAATTTAAAACTGAATAAGTCAAATACCCAAATTCGTAGCTTGCGGCAAACTGAATTCTTTTTTGAAGCTCGTTGTCAATTTCATAAACTGAATTCGATGCGGCTTCAATTCCAAGTCCTGGAATAAAAGAAGAAATTTT contains the following coding sequences:
- a CDS encoding CAP domain-containing protein, whose translation is MKKRFFFVLFTIFISTFLFCKSSPAKKTKPVNSTSTTRKTSSPSNSKKRVQQKTQGNAKSKQNSSNTSNAKAKSKNSLWNIKPLDTARNVDYLSDFEKNVILEMNKARTNPKQYADLYIVPRLENFDGYNYIEKRMSAAGPYNWTIRTQEGPAAVKECIKYMYEQTPRPPLKPSKELTQAARDHAESQVVTDQLGHTGVDGSTPSERMQNYGIFMATAENIFYCVDTARNTVVKFLIDDGVDSRGHRKNIMNRKYNIAGVGYAECEENRRDECVIDFAQSYMEK
- a CDS encoding valine--pyruvate transaminase — translated: MFSDFGKKLTGESGILQLMEDLGAPLPKGKKICALGGGNPAQIPELEKMYRAEMELIMKDDRAFEDLIGKYDGPQGKNAFINSVATFFSKNLGWNVKPENIAVCNGSQSACFYLFNLLSGTFTSPDGKKTKKKILFPLVPEYVGYADHGIENETFESIPSRFEEYSDNTFKYFVDFEKLEERLDKDSSIAALCVSRPTNPTGNVLTDEEITRMSALAQKHSIPLIIDNAYGLPWPHIIFNDAKPFWNENVILSMSLSKIGLPSLRTGIIIARKEIVTALSNLNSIIALASGSLGQAIASNLIESGKLIEAASNFVRPYYEKKNKFAQSLVHKYFAGTDYAVHKGEGSIFLWILMRKLKITTKELYKKLKEQGVVVVPGEYFFFGNGVAFKNHPHYSKCIRINYARPDDELEDGIKIIAETYKENS
- a CDS encoding phospho-N-acetylmuramoyl-pentapeptide-transferase, whose product is MIYYLGGLLKNFWGPARLFQSYTVLIALALYIGFFLSKVLIPKFYKYLPSDRGREFTLTKEVAKGKPTGSGVVFITIFVILCFIIVPLDYLQSGILALTWLMMLTGFLDDRSLKGWGEYRKAFLDFVIAVAAAFLLMHYLSQTSPDGRLRFWFPFFSTTIHIPCWLYVAITVIMLWMSVNTTNCTDGVDGLSSTLVLIALLTMGALFYIVLGHVDISTYLLVPHLKDGASWAIITFCLAGVLMGYLWHNAFPSSVLMGDAGSRALGFFIGVCVMVSGNPFLFLATSSIIFVNGGVGLLKVALKRFFHISIFETVRFPLHDHMRKNKGWSPTQVLIKFMIIQLLITVAMLGIFFKIR
- a CDS encoding NYN domain-containing protein, with amino-acid sequence MEDIARACFVIDGNYTRKGFSHLAQDGIDGNYYSINFAALTEYTASLIEAETGTRCVFSDKKVFMGTNAEFDRENQKFYRALDEAGFQRNTFNLRSQESSNGRLPTLKEDAVDTTIVFNTAKEFYTKSRDERFDTLVLYAGDGDLSVLVSGLKAEGVRVFVIYYDFKTPVSITRASQNLLETADKAISISSLLDERVSQQIKSIFTKIDAPEQTFQVHYKPGARSAFETATQPFVLSEKLIIEGISNCRKDDDGWALVAQLGKSIEYKMGAKLPFGTKLRAELARYPKTFETKEVPAFSVRIKPAALQHKN
- a CDS encoding HD-GYP domain-containing protein — translated: MPVEDEEFFAENIESVNRLTTGILLLGNVLAPLFIVISKIGIFEIPYSYSIILGIVIALFSIIQSIFVYVLRWHRIPMVFGLCVMAAILAYMGTNGHIGINISYALVVFLSCLYYNAVLTRCIALVCYVLMIFSVYFRAKIMCVSFNTTESFYFFSQSAGFTIEFVFSYIIAVALSKRSHSTLSRALTKAFQLKDTQMKIMEFIPRMLESHELFTGHHVRHTVKYVELISRELVKEGHYNEILTEQAISVYSAAANLHDIGKVHIPDSILNKPGKYTYEEFQMMKAHPAEGKRLVQLLPMINRGWFNIVAEQMAYCHHEKYDGSGYPNGLSGNEIPLCVRIMSAADVLDALLS
- a CDS encoding ATP--guanido phosphotransferase — translated: MMKKSKEDVSGAWYACAGLEQDIVVATRATLSRNLANFPFPDKLNDSESERIQSIVFDAFNFLKNAEDFQAISVCKLDGIGNKIMHERGILFDSKGKKTGLVLRNDGKISCTVNADDHLKISSFIPGLGIEAASNSVYEIDNELQKRIQFAASYEFGYLTYSVLNSGSGLSVVVKLHLPACSLLGSIDSIVKNISGDGFNLLACYGSGGGNALSGFGTKGTSLGGYYIVVPKSSAGGSEFDQIASIQCAVQNILKEERAARKTCKAQHITEISNYALRSLALAKSSFFISLREAIDIISGVKFGKDIGVFCGIEDSDLHALLYRVQEGHLEYVLDNGKFKFEKDIQDNRPRKIERLRALILQEAFENIEK
- a CDS encoding ATP-dependent Clp protease ATP-binding subunit is translated as MYENFSPRAQRILVALAQDEAYFLGSRQIDPEHIILALLKSAEGLGYVVLQQLRINVLTLQLAIEQSLPSRFPDTELKTIPNSDRTERFLNQAAFDAKTMQCNYVGTEHLLFAAATEERSLLWAYLKRAGISIEQVKKTIADIQRKIPSSAVKDPRNFSGGNFAQETPVPFMADGSVQRKQKQSGILAQFSRDLTQDAKDGNLDPVVGREKEVLRTIQILSRRTKNNPVLVGEPGVGKTAIAESLAQRIANGNVPANLFGKKILQLDLAAMIAGTKYRGEFEERLKRVMKEIKESKNIILFVDELHTIIGAGGPEGSMDASNMIKPALSRGELQMIGATTTKEYRKYFEKDSALARRFQTVKVEEPSEYETQEILLGLKKYYEEFHHVIYEDDVIPIIVKYSKRYISERFLPDKAIDILDEAGAAKKMQEDVRPEELDKLESEYARYNEQKRELVASQEYEKAAYIRDHINLLRSRIDDLNRKWKSSDAAKKRRVCAEDVCKIISEISGIDVSKLDEGKSGRLLNMEKILHEEVVGQDEAVASICSAVRRSKAGISSHKRPVGSFIFLGPTGVGKTQLAKSLAKFLFGTEEALIRVDMSDYMEKQNASRLVGAPPGYIGYEEGGLLTEQVRQHPYSVVLLDEIEKAHHDIYNLLLQLLEEGELKDNLGHTVSFKNTVIIMTSNAGAREITAESKMGFSTAKEGIVPYSEIKSSAMEELKKIMSPELLNRIDDVIVFDALSKKQIASILEIQIKELEDRLDEKSISLVLKTKAKEYLVEHGYEPSMGARPMRRLLQKEIEDPLANLLLQNENEEGETVSVDCIDGTISLKLSKKKKKAAAAKKKQELSAQEANQLS
- a CDS encoding DUF362 domain-containing protein codes for the protein MEKESKVFFTDFRVTQDGGIEAKLKKLCKKAGIEQIDFHGKFTAIKLHFGEDGNLSFLRPDYARAVAELVKELGGKPFLTDCNTLYPGYRKNALDHLDCAQKHGFSPVTTGCQIIIGDGLKGTDEVDVPIVNGEYCKVAHIGRAVMDADIFISLSHFKGHEATGFGGAIKNIGMGCGSRAGKMDQHNTGKPKVNQEACKGCRLCSKECGSDAITYENKKAFINQELCKGCGRCIGACNFDAIYNPNWNANEDLDCKMAEYTQAVCYGRPCFHINIIRDVSLWCDCRAFNDAPLIPNLGMAASFDPVALDQSCSDLCCQAARFENSQIADNIKKGLKPTKDLWKDSTPESVWDMSLIHSEKIGLGSRKYKLEKF